From Rutidosis leptorrhynchoides isolate AG116_Rl617_1_P2 chromosome 3, CSIRO_AGI_Rlap_v1, whole genome shotgun sequence, a single genomic window includes:
- the LOC139897993 gene encoding uncharacterized protein, which translates to MEVRFVSKWKEDGQQVYFTVCLLCDTEILPKGWEISVDVTFFIYDHTCQTYATIQDAYKNTTKLHEKKTEWGFEKLMTVRFFKDSKNGFLLNDSCVFGAEVFVVPAYATKDRCLTMIKPPSYMNTHTWKIDNFSAVTDDELQSEIFKIGKLKWKLSLYPKGLKDGLGTHISLFLGVHDASSFPNDWRVYADFTLRLKSQNRNVDTEREIRHWFCPSDDNRGVPSFIELSELTNAANGYLLNDTLIVEVEISSHLANAIPGWMWLIGESIEGSLTL; encoded by the exons ATG GAGGTTAGATTTGTATCCAAATGGAAAGAAGATGGACAACAAGTTTATTTCACTGTATGTCTATTGTGTGACACCGAAATTCTTCCAAAAGGGTGGGAGATCTCTGTAGATGTCACTTTTTTCATTTATGATCATACATGTCAAACATACGCAACAATTCAAG ATGCTTATAAAAACACAACAAAGCTTCATGAGAAGAAGACAGAATGGGGTTTTGAGAAACTAATGACAGTTAGGTTTTTTAAGGATAGTAAAAATGGGTTCCTATTGAATGATTCATGTGTGTTTGGAGCTGAGGTTTTCGTAGTTCCAGCATACGCAACGAAAGACCGATGCTTAACTATGATAAAGCCTCCGTCATATATGAATACTcacacttggaaaattgataacttttCAGCTGTAACTGATGATGAACTGCAATCAGAGATTTTTAAAATTGGGAAACTCAAATG GAAGTTGTCACTATATCCTAAAGGATTGAAGGATGGATTGGGTACACACATATCACTGTTTTTAGGTGTGCATGATGCTTCCTCATTCCCCAATGATTGGAGAGTTTATGCTGATTTTACTCTACGGCTTAAGAGTCAAAACAGAAATGTTGATACAGAGAGAG AAATTCGTCATTGGTTCTGCCCATCTGATGACAACAGGGGTGTTCCAAGTTTCATAGAGCTGAGTGAACTAACTAACGCTGCAAATGGATACCTTTTGAATGATACTTTGATCGTTGAAGTGGAGATTTCAT CACATCTAGCAAATGCGATTCCTGGTTGGATGTGGTTAATTGGTGAAAGCATAGAAGGATCACTTACACTATAG